A genomic window from Nocardioides rotundus includes:
- a CDS encoding multiubiquitin domain-containing protein, whose product MPDINGNDKHDKAYEVVINGTPYDLDDQVVTYEALGALAFPGHDPAAIFTVAYKNAIAAHGGSGTLVAGESVKVKKKGTSFDVRLTTRS is encoded by the coding sequence ATGCCTGACATCAACGGGAACGACAAGCACGACAAGGCCTACGAGGTCGTCATCAATGGCACCCCGTACGACCTCGACGACCAGGTCGTCACCTACGAGGCCCTGGGCGCTCTCGCGTTCCCGGGCCACGACCCGGCAGCGATCTTCACAGTCGCGTACAAAAACGCGATCGCCGCGCACGGCGGCAGCGGCACCCTCGTGGCCGGCGAGTCGGTCAAGGTCAAGAAGAAGGGGACGAGTTTCGATGTCCGGCTCACGACTCGTTCGTAA
- a CDS encoding PIN domain-containing protein: MILSSSIDGVRAGRALGFGLADAENCTVFAGRRLPAAAAAAVFDELEGYFSGLPTCAALAGSLLAPYVPLLACRGWALEVVPPGPDASDLALLARADFFIRRGYTDAVVASGDGIFAALADRVRVHVVSHPDRLSRKLAQAATSVHLLRSGTGNPMAA, from the coding sequence ATGATCCTCTCTTCCTCTATCGATGGGGTTCGCGCCGGCCGTGCTCTCGGCTTCGGGCTCGCGGACGCGGAGAACTGCACCGTCTTCGCGGGGCGGCGTCTGCCGGCCGCTGCGGCCGCGGCGGTCTTCGACGAGCTCGAAGGCTATTTCTCGGGCCTCCCCACGTGTGCTGCGCTCGCGGGGTCTCTCCTGGCCCCATACGTGCCGCTCCTCGCGTGCCGCGGTTGGGCCCTCGAGGTGGTGCCTCCCGGCCCTGATGCTTCCGATCTCGCGCTGCTGGCCCGAGCGGACTTCTTCATCCGGCGTGGTTACACCGACGCGGTGGTGGCGTCGGGAGATGGCATCTTCGCCGCCCTCGCCGACCGGGTCCGTGTGCACGTCGTCAGCCATCCCGACCGCTTGAGCCGGAAGCTTGCACAGGCTGCGACGAGCGTGCACCTCCTTCGCAGCGGAACGGGGAACCCGATGGCGGCCTGA
- a CDS encoding DUF6527 family protein — translation MTYVPRDLEDGHLYISMEYATAVHLCACGCATKTVTPLSRGGWTLSFNGAVTLRPSIGNGQAQCRSHYLVNANKIQWLPSIGEEETRAAIARDHQVGTSVHTVPARTGWWSRVKAAVLRKH, via the coding sequence GTGACGTACGTGCCCCGTGACCTCGAGGACGGCCACCTCTACATCTCGATGGAGTACGCGACCGCGGTCCATCTCTGCGCATGCGGCTGCGCCACGAAGACGGTCACCCCTCTCTCGCGCGGCGGGTGGACCCTCAGCTTCAACGGCGCCGTCACTCTGCGACCGTCCATCGGCAACGGTCAGGCCCAATGCCGGTCGCACTACCTGGTCAACGCCAACAAGATCCAGTGGCTGCCGTCCATCGGCGAAGAGGAGACCCGCGCGGCCATCGCCCGTGATCACCAGGTTGGAACCTCAGTCCACACCGTCCCGGCCCGCACCGGATGGTGGTCTCGCGTCAAGGCGGCAGTGCTAAGGAAGCACTGA
- a CDS encoding HigA family addiction module antitoxin, with protein sequence MNAVLAEAFPVGEFLADELEARGWTQAEFATILDRPAQFVSEIISGKKEITRESAAQIGAALGTSAEMWLSLQDKYFLWKQNQDTKAQSDLDDVRRRARLNEKGPIAVLKKAGVLTGKTLDELESEVLRFFELKSLDEEPRLAAAAKRSNHGESLSSLQTSWLYMVRHAARETPLSGTYSLKALEAIGAALPRVAKTPEDFAALPEMLAGVGVRLVYVPGLPGAKIDGCAMIVDKTRVIGLSGRGKRLDKVLFALIHEIAHHTHGHVKDDSPIVETIEVDDDPDDQSNEATQEREANETAARWVLPKGLPRPLPERLSGPWVLETAVAEGIAPITLVGHLQHLKKLDWRTTLAKGAPNVDKVLESWST encoded by the coding sequence ATGAACGCTGTACTAGCCGAGGCGTTCCCCGTGGGGGAGTTCCTCGCTGACGAGCTCGAGGCTCGTGGTTGGACTCAGGCCGAGTTCGCCACCATCCTCGACCGCCCGGCGCAGTTCGTCTCCGAGATCATCTCCGGCAAGAAGGAGATCACTCGCGAGTCCGCTGCGCAGATAGGCGCTGCCCTCGGGACCAGCGCCGAGATGTGGCTCAGCCTCCAGGACAAGTACTTCCTCTGGAAGCAGAACCAGGACACCAAGGCCCAGAGCGACCTGGACGACGTCCGTCGCCGAGCCCGCCTCAATGAGAAGGGTCCCATCGCCGTTCTCAAGAAGGCCGGCGTCCTCACCGGAAAGACCCTCGATGAACTCGAGAGCGAGGTGCTTCGGTTCTTCGAACTGAAGTCGCTTGACGAGGAGCCTCGTCTGGCGGCCGCTGCGAAACGGTCCAACCACGGCGAGTCGCTGTCGTCGCTTCAGACGTCGTGGCTCTACATGGTCCGCCACGCGGCACGAGAAACGCCCCTGAGCGGGACGTACTCGCTCAAGGCGCTCGAAGCGATCGGGGCCGCACTTCCGCGTGTCGCGAAGACACCCGAGGACTTCGCTGCTCTCCCTGAGATGCTCGCTGGAGTCGGCGTGCGGCTTGTATACGTGCCCGGGCTCCCCGGAGCGAAGATCGACGGCTGCGCGATGATCGTGGACAAGACTCGTGTCATCGGTTTGTCCGGACGGGGAAAGCGCCTGGACAAGGTCCTCTTCGCGCTCATTCACGAGATTGCGCACCACACGCACGGCCACGTGAAGGACGACTCGCCCATCGTCGAGACGATCGAGGTCGACGACGACCCCGATGACCAATCCAACGAAGCAACGCAAGAGCGTGAAGCCAACGAGACGGCCGCGCGGTGGGTGCTGCCCAAAGGTCTCCCGCGGCCACTTCCAGAACGTCTTAGCGGGCCTTGGGTCCTCGAGACCGCGGTAGCGGAAGGCATTGCTCCAATCACGCTGGTGGGCCACCTGCAGCATCTCAAGAAGCTCGATTGGCGCACGACTCTCGCGAAAGGCGCCCCGAACGTCGACAAAGTGCTTGAGAGTTGGTCCACGTAA
- a CDS encoding sacsin N-terminal ATP-binding-like domain-containing protein, which translates to MDNTADIIRRRAAKVVDAVRHDEVGVYRMIKQLVATTIKEYRGRFLHELIQNGFDAHPAGARDGKIAVHFHDGEGEHGVLYVANGGHPLTESNFLRMSSLGDSDKPIGVGIGNKGVGFKSVFQICDAPEVYSALGPDDMGFSGFSFRFGTLNDLDSYIGRDDPLRPKIESELSLSLLPVPLDVVPPTAANLRSQGFVTVLRLPASSERAADEIRERMDRLLGSPAPVMLFLDRLHSLSIQTASDSEPLILTRLQKPHGDLTRVVLNETDRYLLFEDVVPDHDLRAALEEAVDEGALDKRWLEWSAEASVSVAVGDGWAIPNPAVFTYLPMGGAASSPLGGHINAQFVTDFARLGLDAEQPINRLMLHRIADVCTVAAERLMDGKHDAGAVIDLLSWNPDSLEWITDAVRRTRHASLEDFLRLPTSGSSDWSPLSQLAAWPDLPCQVITIDRLVTTADAQLIDASAVDTDRLGRLTNVRHGDQLTPPAATAADWVESVATSLVADGADLSLWRAFYDDLPMLFTTGQPLHGKRILLAESGELVPADQPPTPHGAPRTVGRRQRAVFFAPKAAGTEDDDAVDTEVNITPPRSLARRIRFLHPDLEWYDGPQQTPGRKFLQDQRLARQFRTASLLAHLGQMMTGSPSDAMKRDALDFAFRLFATNPTRHSKELASVGLAVPTITGGWIEAADAHFSRGWEVPGADDLSDIAASSPGSASELAAISASLIAEPAALGGANPDMYKWTSFLKVLGVTATLPIKAAGDPRRMYGRSLTAAIIAGDGAPRILPAGVLEQWAAGITATGNPHHPETYFSTRDPVYWFAGQHEVADLPARLRSAYARLVILTAPYLTEIHQRSTWSRDRPNGWTTTVETPLFCFLTNASWVPIAVPNEPTREFRPPSDAWYVGVADNMAASYSPLVDSRLRRLMDSSEVGERHWRPLGFLDWSSPEDAALLIDHLTELFATGEVPETASEHFRTSLAAAWDSVGDAAIRTRPTLEETLLVEVQGQLNLASKESTAGTLFVTGTHDQSATARLIRELGWPVVAVETDDLSRLREVADVLRSAWHDDIGVTSEWQLEVLADGESWKASEASARLVDEVSWLPLLVAACMRFPRASGIRIGKQLGRVLDEIARIRLAPAARLAIATANGDQPLPARLNGVLPMAGDIPTLLTESHKTPPTWEQLEALTQAVLELLGHERFKAEVSLTIRDLSTGADHTVTRPDNAEVAASLRVSEGQITELESTAFGTVRGIVARLQLVAPAIWGEAAVEPLSESISATYSRDDLLHVLTELCGDEDHAAAVLETATDAANADDLRRRLGVSLADFNTALGVYFPAVPPVSYGAAQAEEFDLRRRQRQRELVDWVRGARIGRFDAGQSQPDWLDLRNLSYLDPDPDWETTLDDISLELLDARMDDQMTLRFGPRTNEGSLPDLDAVQAANGRPLRARLIEARRVLAAWCEREDAELPVAWTTEAFDIELRQRLEEVGALDFRELSDAELAHWLDRTGAWPPGMTHSVAPDAHRLSQQEVNAQERADADAKAEKAMAAKRVHFQGSDVDLDQTMSTLVDRVTQFLETQPTSLDTAYRTSSLAEVSGRARHTGADDGNGRRTPGGPTTKRPSTEQTNAIGLVGEMVAYHWLIKKDPSGVVDASCWKSSNCGLVFDGAVGDDSLGYDFEVPRRGGSVMYEVKATTADAGMIELGETEVRCAQQFARSDRWRLLIVENAMSDAPRIYMLPNPFRHDSRGLFTFVGNSVRLRFRLP; encoded by the coding sequence ATGGACAACACCGCCGACATCATCCGCAGGCGCGCCGCGAAGGTCGTCGATGCGGTGCGTCACGACGAGGTCGGTGTCTACCGCATGATCAAGCAACTCGTTGCGACGACGATCAAGGAGTACCGCGGGCGATTCCTTCATGAGCTGATCCAGAATGGGTTTGACGCTCATCCCGCCGGAGCCCGGGACGGCAAGATCGCCGTACATTTCCACGACGGCGAAGGCGAGCATGGCGTTCTCTACGTCGCCAACGGAGGGCACCCGTTGACGGAGAGCAACTTTCTGCGAATGTCGTCGCTGGGCGACAGCGACAAGCCGATCGGTGTGGGAATTGGCAACAAGGGCGTCGGGTTCAAGAGCGTCTTTCAGATCTGCGATGCACCCGAGGTCTACAGCGCTCTCGGCCCCGACGACATGGGGTTCTCGGGCTTCTCGTTCCGCTTCGGGACACTTAACGATCTCGATTCCTATATCGGACGAGACGACCCGCTCAGGCCCAAGATCGAGAGCGAACTCTCCCTCAGCCTCCTCCCAGTCCCACTCGACGTCGTGCCACCGACCGCTGCCAACCTCCGTAGCCAAGGCTTCGTCACGGTCCTTCGGCTCCCTGCATCGAGCGAGCGCGCGGCAGATGAGATCCGTGAGCGGATGGATCGCCTGCTGGGCTCGCCCGCGCCCGTCATGCTTTTTCTCGACCGCCTGCACTCGCTCTCGATCCAGACCGCTTCAGATTCCGAGCCCCTCATCCTGACCCGGCTGCAGAAGCCCCACGGCGACCTGACTCGCGTCGTGCTCAACGAGACCGATCGTTACCTCCTGTTCGAAGACGTCGTGCCCGACCACGACCTCAGGGCGGCGCTCGAGGAGGCCGTCGACGAAGGCGCGCTCGACAAACGCTGGCTCGAGTGGAGCGCCGAGGCCAGCGTTAGCGTCGCAGTGGGCGACGGCTGGGCAATCCCTAACCCTGCCGTTTTTACGTATCTCCCAATGGGAGGCGCCGCGTCGTCTCCGCTCGGCGGCCACATCAACGCACAGTTCGTCACTGACTTCGCACGTCTCGGGCTCGACGCCGAACAACCGATCAACAGGCTGATGTTGCACCGGATCGCCGACGTATGCACCGTCGCGGCGGAGCGCCTGATGGACGGAAAGCACGACGCCGGCGCAGTCATCGACCTGCTGAGCTGGAACCCAGATTCTCTCGAGTGGATCACCGACGCAGTACGTCGTACGCGGCACGCCAGCCTCGAAGACTTCCTTCGACTGCCGACCTCAGGAAGCTCCGACTGGAGCCCCCTCTCGCAACTCGCAGCCTGGCCGGACCTGCCCTGCCAGGTGATCACGATCGACCGGCTGGTCACGACGGCCGATGCCCAACTGATAGACGCCTCAGCGGTCGACACCGACCGCCTTGGCCGACTGACCAACGTTCGGCACGGCGATCAACTGACCCCTCCCGCCGCAACTGCAGCGGACTGGGTAGAAAGCGTCGCGACGAGCCTCGTAGCAGACGGTGCCGACCTTAGCCTGTGGCGCGCGTTCTACGACGACCTTCCGATGCTGTTCACTACCGGCCAACCACTCCATGGGAAGCGCATCCTCCTTGCCGAGTCAGGCGAACTGGTTCCTGCAGATCAGCCCCCCACGCCGCACGGGGCGCCGCGCACGGTCGGCCGCCGCCAGCGCGCAGTGTTCTTCGCGCCCAAGGCTGCGGGAACAGAGGACGACGACGCGGTCGACACCGAGGTGAACATCACGCCACCCCGCTCCCTCGCTCGTCGAATCCGCTTCCTCCACCCCGACCTGGAGTGGTACGACGGCCCGCAGCAGACACCGGGACGCAAGTTCCTCCAAGACCAGCGCCTGGCACGCCAATTCCGAACGGCATCGCTTCTCGCCCACCTGGGTCAGATGATGACCGGCAGCCCGAGCGATGCGATGAAACGGGATGCTCTGGACTTCGCGTTCAGGCTGTTCGCGACCAACCCGACGCGCCACTCCAAGGAGCTCGCGAGCGTTGGGCTCGCCGTCCCAACGATCACCGGCGGCTGGATCGAGGCGGCTGACGCGCATTTCTCCAGGGGCTGGGAAGTCCCGGGCGCAGACGATCTAAGCGACATCGCGGCTAGCTCGCCGGGCAGCGCCTCGGAGCTTGCCGCGATCTCTGCCAGTCTGATTGCGGAACCGGCGGCGCTCGGCGGCGCGAACCCCGACATGTACAAGTGGACCTCCTTCCTCAAGGTCCTCGGGGTCACCGCAACGCTGCCGATCAAGGCGGCCGGTGACCCCCGACGGATGTACGGACGGTCGCTCACGGCGGCCATCATCGCCGGCGACGGCGCCCCTCGCATCCTTCCCGCCGGTGTCCTCGAGCAATGGGCCGCAGGGATCACGGCCACCGGAAACCCTCACCATCCCGAGACCTACTTCTCCACAAGAGACCCTGTGTATTGGTTCGCCGGTCAACACGAAGTTGCGGACCTGCCAGCCCGTCTCCGGAGTGCCTACGCTCGACTCGTCATCCTGACAGCCCCCTACCTCACCGAGATCCATCAACGATCCACTTGGAGCCGCGACCGACCCAACGGCTGGACCACGACCGTCGAAACGCCACTGTTCTGCTTCCTGACCAACGCGAGTTGGGTCCCGATCGCGGTCCCGAACGAACCCACCCGAGAGTTCCGCCCACCCTCCGACGCCTGGTACGTCGGAGTCGCGGACAACATGGCAGCTTCATACTCGCCCCTCGTCGACTCACGCCTGCGACGACTCATGGACTCGTCAGAGGTCGGGGAACGACACTGGAGACCCCTGGGTTTCCTCGATTGGAGTTCTCCGGAGGACGCTGCGCTCCTCATTGACCACCTCACCGAACTGTTCGCCACCGGCGAGGTGCCCGAGACCGCCAGCGAGCACTTCCGGACGAGCTTGGCAGCGGCGTGGGATTCCGTCGGCGATGCGGCAATTCGGACCCGGCCGACGCTGGAAGAGACGCTGTTGGTCGAGGTCCAAGGGCAACTCAACCTCGCTTCTAAGGAGTCCACCGCTGGCACCCTGTTCGTAACCGGGACCCACGACCAATCGGCAACAGCCCGCTTGATACGCGAACTGGGCTGGCCCGTTGTCGCAGTCGAGACCGACGACCTCAGCAGGCTGCGGGAAGTCGCGGACGTGCTGCGCAGCGCCTGGCACGACGACATTGGAGTTACCTCAGAATGGCAACTTGAGGTCCTTGCCGATGGCGAATCGTGGAAGGCCAGCGAGGCGTCGGCCCGCTTGGTCGACGAGGTCTCGTGGCTTCCGTTGCTGGTCGCTGCGTGCATGCGCTTCCCGCGCGCAAGCGGCATCCGTATCGGAAAGCAGCTGGGCCGCGTGCTCGACGAGATCGCCCGCATCCGACTAGCGCCTGCCGCACGGCTGGCCATCGCCACCGCAAACGGGGATCAACCACTTCCAGCACGCCTCAACGGCGTGCTGCCCATGGCCGGAGATATCCCCACTCTGCTGACCGAATCCCACAAGACGCCACCCACCTGGGAACAGCTCGAGGCTCTCACGCAGGCCGTCCTCGAACTCCTCGGCCACGAGCGGTTCAAGGCCGAAGTCTCGCTGACCATCCGGGACCTCAGCACGGGGGCTGACCACACCGTCACCCGCCCAGACAACGCCGAGGTCGCCGCGAGTCTGCGGGTCTCGGAAGGTCAGATCACCGAACTCGAGTCCACAGCGTTCGGGACCGTCCGGGGCATCGTCGCGCGGCTCCAACTTGTCGCGCCGGCAATCTGGGGCGAGGCCGCTGTGGAGCCACTCTCAGAGTCAATCTCGGCTACTTACTCTCGAGACGACCTCTTGCATGTTCTGACCGAACTATGCGGGGACGAGGACCATGCCGCCGCTGTCCTCGAAACCGCGACAGACGCAGCAAACGCAGACGACTTGCGCAGACGTCTCGGTGTGAGCCTGGCCGACTTCAACACAGCGCTGGGCGTCTACTTCCCAGCCGTGCCACCAGTGAGCTACGGCGCCGCTCAGGCCGAAGAGTTCGACCTCCGCCGTCGCCAACGTCAACGCGAACTGGTCGATTGGGTGCGCGGCGCACGCATCGGCCGCTTCGACGCGGGCCAGAGCCAGCCCGACTGGCTCGACCTCCGCAACCTGTCTTACCTCGATCCTGACCCAGACTGGGAGACCACCCTCGACGACATCAGCCTGGAGCTGCTTGACGCGCGCATGGATGATCAGATGACGCTGAGGTTTGGCCCGCGGACCAACGAGGGTTCCCTCCCCGATCTTGACGCAGTCCAAGCCGCGAACGGACGCCCGCTCCGCGCCCGACTGATCGAAGCGCGACGCGTTCTTGCCGCCTGGTGTGAGCGCGAAGACGCAGAGCTCCCCGTCGCATGGACAACTGAAGCGTTCGACATCGAACTAAGACAGCGGCTCGAGGAAGTCGGTGCCCTCGACTTCAGGGAACTGTCCGACGCGGAACTGGCCCACTGGCTCGATCGAACAGGAGCTTGGCCACCAGGAATGACCCACTCGGTCGCTCCGGACGCCCATCGCCTCAGTCAGCAGGAAGTCAATGCCCAAGAGAGAGCAGATGCAGACGCCAAGGCCGAGAAGGCCATGGCTGCCAAGCGCGTACATTTCCAGGGCAGCGACGTTGACCTCGACCAGACCATGTCCACCCTCGTCGATCGGGTCACGCAGTTCCTGGAGACGCAGCCCACCAGCCTGGACACCGCCTACCGCACGAGCTCGCTCGCCGAAGTGTCAGGCCGGGCCCGCCACACAGGCGCCGACGATGGGAACGGCCGGCGCACCCCCGGCGGACCGACCACCAAGCGACCGTCGACGGAGCAAACCAACGCAATCGGACTTGTGGGCGAGATGGTTGCCTACCACTGGCTCATCAAGAAGGACCCGTCCGGCGTGGTCGACGCGTCCTGCTGGAAGTCAAGCAACTGTGGACTCGTGTTCGACGGTGCGGTGGGCGACGACAGCCTTGGCTACGACTTCGAAGTCCCCAGGCGCGGCGGATCCGTCATGTACGAAGTGAAGGCAACCACCGCTGACGCCGGCATGATCGAACTGGGCGAGACAGAGGTCAGATGCGCACAACAGTTCGCCCGTAGCGACCGATGGAGGCTCCTGATCGTGGAGAACGCGATGTCGGATGCGCCAAGGATCTACATGCTCCCCAATCCGTTCCGGCACGACAGTCGCGGACTCTTCACGTTCGTCGGCAACAGCGTGAGGCTTCGCTTCCGACTGCCGTGA
- a CDS encoding helix-turn-helix domain-containing protein, which translates to MSDGENKPEGPWQVAAGTTGNARFGTLVRNLRERSGLSPQQLADQAGVHVSFVRGIERGAQAPSLARARPLLACMKEQERIRWLENGPYDLVLRDPKIGRDVAFEFKAKVRGQNRRPDSGPVAVLNAMSEVLLPAMQQLRDELGIGPPVAEAGAGQASSDALLGTEQPPSSPGVGDASFGRVVRLLAAADGATLSRVERLLREGSRGPDLSS; encoded by the coding sequence GTGAGCGACGGCGAAAACAAACCAGAGGGGCCCTGGCAGGTTGCAGCCGGGACGACCGGCAACGCGCGGTTCGGGACTCTGGTGAGGAACCTGCGAGAGCGCAGTGGCCTCAGTCCGCAACAACTCGCCGATCAGGCGGGCGTGCACGTGTCGTTCGTCCGCGGGATCGAGCGCGGGGCCCAAGCGCCGTCGCTGGCTAGAGCTCGGCCGCTCCTTGCGTGCATGAAGGAGCAGGAGCGGATCCGTTGGCTAGAGAACGGTCCTTATGACCTTGTACTTCGAGACCCGAAAATCGGTCGCGACGTTGCCTTCGAGTTCAAGGCGAAGGTGCGAGGTCAGAACCGGCGCCCAGACTCTGGTCCGGTGGCCGTGCTCAACGCTATGTCTGAGGTGTTGTTGCCTGCGATGCAGCAGCTCCGCGATGAGCTGGGGATCGGTCCCCCTGTCGCAGAGGCGGGCGCTGGGCAGGCCAGCTCCGACGCGCTGCTTGGAACCGAGCAACCGCCATCTTCCCCGGGTGTCGGTGACGCGTCGTTCGGTCGCGTGGTTCGGCTTCTTGCGGCCGCTGACGGTGCGACCCTGAGTCGCGTTGAGCGACTGTTGCGAGAGGGATCTCGGGGCCCGGACCTAAGTTCCTAA
- a CDS encoding metallophosphoesterase, translated as MTVWFTADQHFGHGRLLELSAARGAAFSTVSEMNARLITNWNTVVAPEDTVYVLGDFDMHGKDTTLAFVGRLAGTKILISGNHDSCWAGVRDGWKNRDLYLAAGFAAVMDFAVTTLPPVRPQAPATRVLLSHFPYAGDSRETEVGDRYSQFRLRDEGIPLLHGHVHESFRERRTKQGTWGINVGVDWWDYTPVSAETLAQQLEDLQRGRIAPISG; from the coding sequence ATGACAGTCTGGTTCACCGCCGACCAGCACTTCGGCCACGGCCGCCTCCTCGAGCTCTCCGCGGCTCGTGGTGCTGCCTTCTCGACCGTCAGCGAGATGAACGCCCGGCTCATCACGAACTGGAACACGGTGGTCGCACCCGAGGACACCGTCTACGTGCTCGGCGACTTCGACATGCACGGCAAGGACACCACCCTGGCCTTCGTCGGACGGCTCGCCGGCACCAAGATCCTCATCAGCGGCAACCACGACTCCTGCTGGGCCGGCGTCCGCGACGGCTGGAAGAACCGCGACCTCTACCTCGCCGCCGGGTTCGCCGCCGTCATGGACTTCGCCGTCACCACCCTCCCGCCAGTTCGACCCCAGGCACCCGCAACCAGGGTGCTGCTGTCCCACTTCCCCTACGCCGGAGACTCCCGCGAGACCGAGGTCGGAGACCGCTACTCACAGTTCCGACTCCGCGACGAAGGCATCCCGCTGCTCCACGGCCACGTCCACGAATCGTTCCGTGAGCGACGTACGAAGCAGGGGACCTGGGGCATCAACGTCGGCGTCGACTGGTGGGACTACACCCCCGTCTCCGCCGAGACTCTCGCCCAGCAACTGGAGGACCTCCAGCGCGGACGCATCGCTCCGATCAGTGGCTGA
- a CDS encoding ThiF family adenylyltransferase codes for MSGSRLVRNSADLQRLVDDGYTVRIVNGYLVIDDIPYLDATQTVQWGSFLCPLDLAGEQTVKPSNHVMAFVGSAPCAKDGGEISPGFANTGLTYGWTAGPELTPSVGFSQKPRPDGYVDFYEKVTTYTAILIGPAQAIDPDATPLQGKPFSTDEDDGVFVYLDTFSSRAGITARSERLELAKIVIVGLGGTGAYILDLVAKTPIRNIHLYDGDVFSTHNAFRAPGAATLEALNARMKKVDYYAMSYSAMRRQIHPHPVNVTDTNVAELLDADFVFLAMDSGPDKQVIIRTLVDNGIAFVDTGVGVSDDPTGIAGQVRVTTGLPNASEHVLAGGLISVVAGDAAEYDTNLQVAELNMFAAVMAVVRFKKWLGFYADSECELHSSYRIDTNEILNKHQRAEAPDESSNGVA; via the coding sequence ATGTCCGGCTCACGACTCGTTCGTAACAGCGCCGACCTCCAGCGCCTCGTCGACGACGGCTACACGGTCCGCATCGTCAACGGGTATCTCGTCATCGACGACATCCCCTACCTCGACGCGACTCAGACGGTTCAGTGGGGTTCCTTCCTCTGCCCACTGGATCTCGCCGGCGAGCAGACCGTGAAGCCGAGCAACCACGTGATGGCGTTTGTCGGCTCGGCCCCGTGCGCCAAGGACGGCGGCGAGATCTCACCTGGGTTCGCCAACACAGGGCTGACCTACGGCTGGACCGCGGGACCTGAGTTGACCCCGTCGGTCGGGTTCTCCCAGAAGCCGCGGCCCGACGGGTACGTCGACTTCTACGAGAAGGTCACCACCTACACGGCGATCCTGATCGGGCCGGCGCAAGCAATCGACCCCGACGCCACACCATTGCAAGGGAAGCCGTTCTCGACGGACGAGGACGACGGTGTCTTCGTCTACCTCGACACCTTCTCCAGCCGGGCCGGCATCACCGCGCGCAGCGAGCGGCTCGAGCTTGCAAAGATCGTGATCGTCGGGCTCGGCGGCACGGGCGCCTACATCCTCGACCTCGTTGCCAAGACACCGATCCGCAACATCCATCTGTACGACGGCGACGTCTTCAGCACTCACAACGCCTTCCGTGCGCCGGGTGCCGCGACCTTGGAGGCGCTCAACGCGCGGATGAAGAAGGTCGACTACTACGCCATGTCCTACTCCGCCATGCGTCGCCAGATCCACCCGCACCCGGTCAACGTCACCGACACGAACGTCGCGGAGCTGCTTGATGCCGACTTCGTCTTCCTGGCCATGGACTCTGGCCCGGACAAGCAGGTCATCATCAGGACGCTTGTCGACAATGGCATCGCATTCGTCGACACCGGCGTCGGCGTCAGCGACGACCCCACCGGCATCGCCGGCCAAGTCCGAGTCACCACCGGTCTGCCGAATGCCAGCGAGCACGTCCTCGCCGGTGGCCTCATCTCCGTGGTGGCTGGTGACGCTGCTGAGTACGACACGAACCTCCAGGTGGCCGAGCTCAACATGTTCGCCGCCGTCATGGCCGTCGTCCGCTTCAAGAAGTGGCTGGGCTTCTACGCCGACAGTGAGTGTGAGCTGCACAGCTCGTATCGGATCGACACCAACGAGATCCTCAACAAGCACCAGCGTGCCGAGGCGCCGGACGAGTCCAGCAACGGCGTCGCATGA
- a CDS encoding type II toxin-antitoxin system RelE/ParE family toxin — protein sequence MRVEYHDEVLRRLAEEQAYAPKGWDPGVIKSYRKKVQLISAAVDERDLYNMRGLRMEKLKGDRLGQTSMRLNDQFRLILTFKTEGDRVAVLLEVVDYHR from the coding sequence TTGCGCGTCGAGTACCACGACGAAGTGCTACGCCGGCTCGCTGAGGAGCAGGCGTACGCACCCAAGGGGTGGGATCCAGGCGTCATCAAGTCGTATCGGAAAAAGGTCCAGCTCATCTCCGCGGCAGTGGATGAACGCGACCTGTACAACATGCGGGGTCTCCGGATGGAGAAGCTTAAGGGCGACCGTCTGGGCCAGACATCGATGCGTCTCAACGATCAGTTCCGTCTGATCTTGACCTTCAAGACCGAGGGCGACCGAGTGGCGGTCCTCCTCGAAGTGGTCGACTACCACAGATAG